A single window of Vibrio campbellii CAIM 519 = NBRC 15631 = ATCC 25920 DNA harbors:
- a CDS encoding arginine deiminase-related protein, translating to MLLHESVPQNAHGKEESTQSALRHTANCVVMVPPKEFRFNEETAQDNEFQHQVALTQEEVSRNTMAEFVTMVETLRNEGVQVVEFDYPQSDIATPDAVFPNNWFSTTPEGTLYTFPMACENRQHEVRPDALVAALAHAGREVHQQDSLTEYLDEEAYLESTGVMVFDHLDKTVYAALSQRCDRLVLEDYAKRIGYDRVISFQTRLPSGAPIYHTNVMMAVGEHFCVICDEVIPEFERRFVLKSLAKDKQVISISLEQMNQFCGNILQLETVRGDKVIAMSQSAYDAFSPAQRNQLATHGKLLPFDVSTIESIGGGSVRCMLGEVFLPSCKAVL from the coding sequence ATGCTACTACACGAATCAGTGCCTCAGAATGCACATGGAAAAGAAGAAAGCACGCAAAGTGCTCTGCGTCATACCGCGAACTGCGTTGTGATGGTGCCGCCGAAAGAGTTTCGTTTTAACGAAGAAACTGCGCAAGACAACGAGTTTCAACACCAAGTAGCGCTAACCCAAGAAGAAGTCTCACGTAATACCATGGCTGAATTTGTTACGATGGTTGAGACCTTGCGAAACGAAGGCGTGCAAGTGGTTGAGTTTGATTACCCTCAATCTGACATCGCTACGCCAGATGCAGTGTTCCCGAATAACTGGTTTAGCACTACCCCAGAAGGTACTTTGTATACCTTCCCGATGGCGTGTGAAAACCGTCAGCATGAAGTTCGCCCAGATGCGTTGGTCGCTGCATTAGCGCACGCGGGTCGTGAAGTGCATCAACAAGACTCACTGACCGAATATCTAGATGAAGAAGCCTATCTAGAAAGCACAGGCGTGATGGTGTTTGACCACTTGGATAAGACTGTTTATGCCGCGCTCTCGCAACGTTGTGATCGTCTGGTGTTAGAAGATTACGCCAAGCGCATTGGCTATGATCGCGTGATTTCTTTCCAAACCCGTCTGCCTTCTGGCGCACCGATTTACCACACCAACGTGATGATGGCAGTGGGTGAGCATTTCTGCGTGATTTGTGATGAAGTGATCCCTGAATTTGAACGCCGCTTTGTGCTTAAATCGTTGGCGAAAGACAAGCAGGTTATCTCGATTTCACTTGAGCAGATGAACCAGTTCTGCGGCAATATCCTGCAACTGGAAACGGTACGCGGCGATAAGGTCATTGCTATGTCTCAATCAGCTTACGATGCTTTCTCTCCAGCACAAAGAAATCAACTAGCGACACACGGTAAATTGCTGCCATTTGACGTTTCTACCATAGAATCGATCGGCGGTGGCTCTGTACGCTGCATGTTAGGTGAAGTCTTCCTACCAAGTTGTAAAGCTGTGTTATAA
- a CDS encoding LysR family transcriptional regulator, with amino-acid sequence MTNNCNQISDIGNKEKSNHLNWDDAKIFLGIAREGTLSGASKSLRLGIATVSRRLERLESAMSLKLFTRDQLGYKLTDEGMALIVQAEALEQAGYAFSAAAQVNDQDVRGHVRLATAQGLADHFIIPALPQFLANHPNLTIEVVTSVSTVNLHRHDADIALRMVRPERGNVSIQKLGELGFGVYASQSYLKNRKKNQQSGSFENDDFIGWSETLQHLPAAQWLARTMRGKPCRLITSNLSAQFSAVEAGLGMAVLPHFIAQPKELTCVERDIGCDQSIWLAIHSDLSHSRRVRTVADFLHKLVQENKDFLESGNLEIRT; translated from the coding sequence ATGACCAATAATTGCAATCAGATTTCCGATATCGGAAATAAAGAGAAATCGAATCATTTAAATTGGGATGATGCCAAGATATTTTTAGGCATCGCAAGAGAGGGAACGCTGAGCGGCGCCTCGAAATCGCTAAGGCTCGGAATCGCAACAGTATCACGACGATTAGAGCGATTAGAAAGCGCGATGAGCCTAAAATTATTTACCAGGGACCAACTTGGTTATAAGTTGACCGACGAAGGAATGGCGCTCATCGTTCAAGCCGAAGCTCTAGAACAGGCTGGTTATGCCTTCAGTGCGGCTGCTCAAGTTAATGACCAAGATGTTAGAGGCCACGTTCGTCTCGCCACCGCTCAAGGACTTGCCGATCATTTTATTATTCCTGCACTACCCCAGTTTCTGGCAAACCACCCAAATCTAACGATAGAAGTAGTAACCAGTGTATCTACCGTTAACTTACACAGGCACGATGCAGACATAGCATTGAGAATGGTTCGTCCAGAACGAGGGAACGTCAGTATCCAAAAATTAGGTGAGCTCGGCTTTGGCGTTTATGCATCACAGAGTTATCTAAAAAATAGGAAGAAGAATCAGCAAAGCGGCTCATTTGAGAACGATGATTTTATTGGTTGGTCAGAGACACTGCAGCACCTGCCAGCGGCACAATGGCTAGCACGGACGATGCGAGGAAAGCCTTGTAGGCTTATTACGAGCAACCTATCTGCACAATTCAGCGCGGTAGAGGCTGGGCTCGGTATGGCAGTACTTCCTCATTTTATCGCTCAACCTAAAGAATTAACATGTGTAGAAAGGGATATTGGCTGTGATCAATCCATTTGGTTGGCAATTCACTCCGACCTTTCCCACTCAAGAAGGGTGAGAACCGTAGCGGACTTTCTACACAAGCTTGTTCAAGAAAACAAAGACTTTCTTGAAAGTGGTAACCTTGAAATCAGAACATAA
- a CDS encoding ABC transporter ATP-binding protein yields the protein MFKRFEGFTEPFPKSQPDQPPAGIFAFLRHYTRGFEKPLIIMSIMSTIVAIVEVSLFGAMGQLVDWLSTSNPETFLQDNKADLIFYGTLLLVIMPILVVIYSLLIHQTLLGNYPMSVRWLAHRYLLNQSLNFYQDDFAGRVATKVMQTSLAVRETVMKTMDVFVYVLVYFTSIIVMLAAADWRLMIPMLVWLMAYIAIQIHFVPKLKAVATEQADARSTMTGRIVDSYTNIQTVKLFSHSKRETEYAEEGMKGFLSTVYRQMRLVTGFDVAVEISNYLLVFSVAALSIYLWLDSAISVGAIAIAVSLALRINGMSMWIMWEVGALFENLGTVVDGMKTLSKPIDIKDKADAKDLQVPKGGIHFDNVSFHYGEKKGVINNLDLNIKPGEKVGLVGRSGAGKSTLVNLLLRFHDVEEGSIKIDGQEISSVTQDSLRSKIGMVTQDTSLLHRSIRDNILYGNPDASEEDLIKATKQAHAHEFIETLTDPFGNVGYDAQVGERGVKLSGGQRQRIAISRVLLKDAPLLVLDEATSALDSEVEAAIQESLNELMQGKTVIAIAHRLSTIAQMDRLIVLDKGNIVEQGTHKELIANNGIYAQLWAHQTGGFLGEELES from the coding sequence ATGTTTAAACGATTTGAAGGCTTTACTGAGCCGTTCCCCAAATCACAGCCTGACCAACCCCCAGCGGGGATCTTTGCGTTTTTACGCCATTACACACGCGGCTTTGAGAAACCGCTGATCATTATGTCGATCATGTCGACGATTGTGGCTATCGTAGAAGTCTCTCTGTTTGGTGCCATGGGTCAATTGGTTGATTGGCTGTCCACCAGCAACCCAGAAACCTTTTTGCAAGACAACAAAGCAGACCTTATTTTCTACGGTACCTTACTGCTGGTTATCATGCCGATTTTGGTGGTGATTTACTCACTGCTGATCCACCAAACTCTGCTGGGTAACTACCCAATGTCGGTTCGCTGGCTTGCGCACCGTTACTTGCTCAATCAAAGTCTGAACTTCTATCAGGATGATTTTGCAGGTCGCGTTGCCACTAAGGTGATGCAAACCTCTCTGGCGGTGCGAGAAACCGTCATGAAGACGATGGATGTTTTCGTCTACGTCTTGGTTTACTTCACCAGCATCATCGTGATGTTGGCCGCCGCTGACTGGCGTTTGATGATTCCTATGTTGGTTTGGCTAATGGCGTACATCGCGATTCAGATCCACTTCGTTCCGAAACTAAAGGCCGTGGCTACCGAGCAAGCAGATGCACGTTCAACCATGACAGGTCGCATTGTAGACAGCTACACCAACATTCAAACCGTTAAGCTGTTCTCGCACAGTAAACGAGAGACCGAGTACGCCGAAGAAGGCATGAAAGGCTTCTTGAGTACTGTGTATCGCCAAATGCGCTTGGTGACCGGCTTCGATGTAGCAGTAGAGATCTCCAACTATCTATTGGTGTTCTCGGTGGCTGCGCTGTCGATTTATTTGTGGCTGGACAGCGCGATTAGCGTTGGTGCGATTGCGATTGCTGTCAGCTTAGCTTTGCGTATCAACGGCATGTCGATGTGGATTATGTGGGAAGTCGGTGCCCTATTTGAAAACTTGGGTACCGTCGTAGATGGAATGAAGACGCTGTCTAAACCTATCGACATCAAAGACAAAGCCGATGCGAAAGATCTGCAAGTGCCTAAAGGCGGTATTCACTTCGACAACGTGAGCTTCCATTATGGTGAGAAAAAAGGCGTGATTAACAACCTCGACCTTAATATAAAACCGGGTGAGAAAGTGGGCTTAGTTGGGCGCTCTGGCGCAGGTAAATCAACCTTAGTGAACTTGTTATTGCGTTTCCACGATGTGGAAGAAGGCAGCATCAAGATTGATGGGCAAGAAATCTCAAGCGTCACGCAAGATTCTTTGCGCTCGAAGATTGGTATGGTGACACAAGATACGTCCCTGCTGCATCGCTCAATCCGCGATAACATCTTGTATGGCAATCCAGATGCAAGTGAAGAAGACCTGATTAAAGCGACCAAGCAAGCGCACGCACACGAGTTTATCGAAACCCTAACCGACCCGTTCGGCAACGTGGGTTACGACGCACAAGTGGGTGAGCGTGGTGTGAAGCTGTCTGGCGGCCAACGTCAGCGTATTGCGATTTCACGCGTGCTGCTAAAAGACGCACCTTTACTGGTGCTTGATGAAGCGACTTCAGCACTGGATTCGGAAGTTGAAGCGGCCATTCAAGAAAGCTTGAACGAGCTAATGCAAGGTAAAACGGTTATCGCCATTGCACACCGTTTGTCGACCATTGCGCAGATGGATCGCTTGATTGTGCTTGATAAAGGCAACATCGTGGAGCAAGGCACGCACAAAGAGCTTATTGCCAACAACGGCATTTATGCACAGCTTTGGGCACACCAAACGGGTGGTTTCCTTGGTGAAGAGTTAGAGAGTTAA
- a CDS encoding aldo/keto reductase yields MDKRILGNGLEVSEIGLGCMGMSEFYGPTDDEESLKVLHKAVDLGCNFFDTADTYGNSHNEELIGRFLKHHRSDVKVATKCGIVRRPGEYERRIDNSPAYIRRACENSLRHLGVECIDLYYIHRLDSTTPIEVVMQTLAELVTEGKIAHIGLSEVNATTLRKAHAVHPVTALQTEYSLWTRDVEREILPTCRELGVGFVPYSPLGRGFLTGRFHSDRDFSEGDARSTLPRFTEGNLKANRPLSNIVAQIAQNKSCSPAQIALAWLLAQGKDIVPIPGTKKMTHIVDNLGASNVSLTREDLFQIELALESFRPAGARYTEEGMKGINS; encoded by the coding sequence ATGGATAAGCGCATATTAGGTAATGGTTTGGAAGTTTCAGAAATTGGTTTAGGCTGCATGGGCATGAGTGAATTCTACGGACCAACAGACGATGAAGAATCATTAAAAGTACTGCATAAAGCCGTGGATTTAGGATGCAACTTTTTCGATACGGCGGATACTTACGGTAATTCTCACAATGAAGAGCTGATTGGCCGTTTTCTTAAACATCATCGTTCGGATGTAAAGGTAGCAACAAAATGTGGCATTGTTCGTCGACCAGGAGAGTACGAACGACGTATCGACAATAGTCCAGCTTATATCCGAAGAGCATGTGAAAATTCTCTTCGTCACTTAGGTGTTGAATGCATCGATCTGTACTACATCCATCGTTTAGATTCGACTACACCAATTGAAGTAGTCATGCAAACGCTCGCAGAATTAGTTACTGAAGGAAAAATTGCCCACATTGGTCTCTCTGAAGTCAACGCGACGACGCTCAGAAAAGCGCATGCAGTCCACCCTGTGACCGCTTTGCAAACCGAGTACTCGCTGTGGACGCGAGATGTGGAACGTGAAATCTTGCCCACATGTCGAGAATTAGGCGTTGGTTTTGTCCCTTACTCTCCGCTGGGGCGCGGTTTTTTAACGGGGCGTTTTCACTCTGATCGTGACTTTTCTGAAGGGGATGCGCGAAGTACATTGCCAAGATTCACAGAAGGTAATCTAAAGGCGAACCGCCCGCTATCCAATATCGTGGCTCAAATAGCGCAAAATAAGTCGTGTTCTCCGGCCCAAATTGCTCTGGCGTGGCTATTGGCTCAAGGTAAGGATATTGTGCCTATTCCAGGAACGAAAAAAATGACCCACATCGTCGATAACTTGGGTGCGTCCAATGTCTCGCTTACCCGAGAAGATTTGTTTCAAATAGAGTTGGCTCTAGAGAGCTTTCGTCCCGCGGGAGCAAGATATACAGAAGAAGGCATGAAAGGGATCAATTCTTAG
- a CDS encoding DUF445 domain-containing protein, with amino-acid sequence MNKSLLTNILAIAMMGAGYHIQNDYLWYAGLFAFSGAITNWLAIHMLFEKVPGLYGSGVIPARFEEFKLAVKNLMMEQFFTEANIDRFLNKEMAGGMKINLEPVIKKVDLNPAFDSLVEVIEGSQFGGMLAMFGGAEALQPMRQPFVEKMQESIIELSKSDTIKEALKEQMESPAMMDEIKQNIESIIDQRLSELTPALVKEIVQKMIKEHLGWLVVWGGVFGGLIGVLTTFVSA; translated from the coding sequence ATGAACAAAAGTTTGCTGACTAATATCCTTGCTATCGCCATGATGGGTGCGGGATATCACATTCAAAATGATTACCTTTGGTACGCGGGTCTTTTCGCTTTTTCTGGCGCTATCACTAACTGGCTAGCCATTCATATGCTATTTGAAAAAGTACCCGGCTTATACGGATCAGGCGTCATTCCAGCACGTTTTGAAGAATTTAAATTGGCCGTCAAAAACTTGATGATGGAGCAATTCTTTACTGAAGCAAACATCGACCGTTTCCTAAATAAAGAAATGGCAGGCGGCATGAAAATTAACCTTGAGCCTGTGATCAAGAAAGTCGATTTAAACCCAGCCTTTGATTCATTGGTCGAAGTCATCGAAGGCTCTCAGTTTGGTGGCATGCTTGCAATGTTTGGCGGTGCAGAAGCACTGCAACCCATGCGCCAACCGTTCGTGGAAAAGATGCAAGAGTCGATTATTGAGCTAAGCAAGAGCGACACCATTAAGGAAGCACTAAAAGAGCAAATGGAATCGCCTGCAATGATGGATGAAATCAAGCAGAACATTGAAAGCATCATTGACCAGCGCCTGAGTGAGCTGACACCCGCTTTGGTTAAAGAAATCGTGCAGAAGATGATTAAAGAGCACCTTGGTTGGCTCGTGGTTTGGGGCGGTGTGTTTGGTGGCCTTATCGGTGTACTAACCACATTCGTAAGCGCATAA